The following proteins are co-located in the Solea senegalensis isolate Sse05_10M linkage group LG12, IFAPA_SoseM_1, whole genome shotgun sequence genome:
- the lrrtm2 gene encoding leucine-rich repeat transmembrane neuronal protein 2 has translation MGFHSRWPLVGPAPAAQYLCVISMLLVCLLPPASCTTCPQKCRCEDLQFYCDTQGLQAPPEGVDKGALGLSLRHNSITELSPDQFYGFSQLTWLHLDHNQITTVQEDAFQGLYKLKDLNLSSNRITKLPNTTFIHLINLQILDLSFNQMTALEPELFHGLRKLQILHLRSNFLRTTPVRAFWDCRSLEYLGLSSNRLRSLARNGFAGLIKLKELHLEHNQLSKINLAHFPRLVALQFLYLQWNKISNLTCGMEWTWTTLEKLDLTGNEIRVLTPDVFQTLPNLKILLLDNNKLSSLDPQVLDMWQSLGTIGLSSNLWECTKRICSLATWLSTFKGRWEHSILCHSPEYAQGEEILDAVYGFQLCQNFSAPVVQTTSTTTDASTATDITSSLFGIMQPTPTQDYAEDFGSFTTVTTTTTTTQTSRTAEATTSTMDKAAVTEDFSAMDNTVMTHRVIIGTMALLFSFFFIIFVVYISRKCCPPTLHRIRHCSAIQNRRQMRTQQRQPMADLATQVPYNEYEPSHEEGALVIINGYGQCKCQQLPYKECEV, from the exons ATGG GTTTCCATTCAAGGTGGCCATTGGTGGGACCTGCACCAGCGGCTCAGTATCTGTGTGTGATCAGCATGCTCCTAGTGTGCCTGCTGCCTCCTGCATCATGCACAACCTGCCCTCAAAAATGCCGCTGTGAGGACCTGCAGTTCTACTGCGACACCCAGGGGCTTCAGGCACCCCCAGAAGGTGTGGACAAGGGGGCTCTGGGATTGTCTCTACGTCACAATAGCATCACCGAACTCAGCCCTGATCAGTTCTATGGATTCAGCCAGCTTACTTGGCTACATCTAGACCACAACCAGATTACCACAGTACAAGAGGATGCCTTTCAAGGGCTCTACAAGCTAAAGGACCTCAACCTGAGCTCCAATCGTATCACCAAGTTGCCCAACACAACCTTCATCCACCTCATCAACCTCCAGATCCTGGACCTGTCCTTCAATCAGATGACTGCATTGGAACCAGAACTGTTTCATGGACTTAGGAAGCTCCAGATACTCCACCTTCGGTCCAATTTCCTTCGTACCACACCAGTTCGAGCATTCTGGGACTGCCGGAGCCTGGAATATCTGGGTCTGAGCAGCAACCGTCTACGGAGTCTGGCCAGGAATGGCTTTGCTGGGCTCATTAAGCTTAAGGAGCTCCACTTGGAGCACAATCAGCTGAGCAAGATCAACTTGGCCCATTTCCCTCGCCTTGTCGCCCTACAGTTTCTATATCTGCAATGGAATAAAATCAGCAACTTAACATGTGGTATGGAGTGGACCTGGACCACTTTAGAGAAGCTGGACCTCACAGGAAATGAAATTCGTGTACTCACTCCTGATGTGTTTCAAACGCTGCCAAATTTGAAGATTTTGCTGCTGGATAACAACAAACTTAGCAGTCTGGATCCCCAAGTTCTGGATATGTGGCAGTCTCTGGGCACCATTGGGCTGTCAAGCAACCTCTGGGAATGTACCAAAAGGATTTGCTCTCTGGCCACTTGGCTAAGCACCTTTAAGGGAAGGTGGGAGCATTCCATTCTCTGCCACAGTCCAGAATATGCTCAAGGGGAGGAGATACTTGATGCTGTCTATGGATTCCAGCTTTGTCAGAATTTTTCAGCGCCAGTTGTTCAGACCACTAGTACAACCACAGACGCTTCTACAGCTACAGATATCACAAGCTCCTTGTTTGGAATTATGCAGCCAACCCCCACGCAGGACTATGCAGAGGATTTTGGGAGCTTTACCACAGTCACtaccaccacaaccacaacacaaacatcacgcACTGCTGAAGCAACTACTTCTACAATGGATAAGGCAGCTGTAACGGAGGACTTCTCAGCAATGGACAACACTGTTATGACTCATAGGGTTATAATTGGAACTATGGCCCTtctattttcattctttttcatcatttttgttgtgtatATCTCACGGAAGTGCTGCCCCCCCACACTGCACCGGATCCGCCACTGCTCAGCTATACAGAATCGCAGACAGATGAGGACCCAGCAGAGGCAGCCTATGGCAGATCTAGCAACACAGGTACCCTATAATGAATATGAGCCCAGCCACGAAGAGGGGGCACTTGTGATCATCAATGGCTATGGGCAGTGCAAGTGTCAGCAACTGCCTTACAAAGAGTGTGAAGTATGA